In Streptomyces paludis, the genomic stretch TGTAGCCGCGATTGCCCGCGTGATATGCCACGTCCAGCTCACGGATCATCTGCGCGACATGGCCGTCCTTGCGCACCACATAGTGCGCGGCGGCGCCGTGACCGGGGTCCTTGAAGACCTTGAGCGCGACCGCGTAGCTGCCCTGGACGACATGGATCACGACGCGGTCGACCCGGTAGTCGTCCGGGCGGTCGGCCATCCGCCAGTTCGCGGACGAGGCGGCCACCCACTGGGCGGGGATGTAATCAAGCTCACCCTCCTTGCGCGGCTTGCGCCCCACAGAAACCTTCCGCCAGACCCACGACAGCTCCTCGCGCGCCATCACACCACCGCCGACCACCGCGGCGGCGCCGCCGATCAGGACCGCCCTGCGGGTGGCCTTCGGGCCGTCGGCGGAGCCGCGCCGGTGCGTGCCGCGACTCTCCGTGCCCATTGATTTCTCGCCCATATGACGGTCAACGCATTCTCGCGCGCATGTGGTTCCCCCGGGCCGTACCCTGGTTGGGCTATGACTCAGAATTCCCAGCGCACCCGCCCGCTCCGCGTCCTCGCCGCCATGTCCGGCGGCGTCGACTCCGCCGTCGCCGCCGCCCGCGCGGCCGAGGCGGGCCACGACGTCACCGGCGTGCATCTCGCGCTCTCCGCGAACCCCCAGTCCTTCCGCACCGGCGCCCGGGGCTGCTGCACCATCGAGGACTCCCGCGACGCGCGCCGGGCCGCC encodes the following:
- a CDS encoding N-acetylmuramoyl-L-alanine amidase; this encodes MGTESRGTHRRGSADGPKATRRAVLIGGAAAVVGGGVMAREELSWVWRKVSVGRKPRKEGELDYIPAQWVAASSANWRMADRPDDYRVDRVVIHVVQGSYAVALKVFKDPGHGAAAHYVVRKDGHVAQMIRELDVAYHAGNRGYNERSIGIEHEGFVEKPEDFTDTMYRSSARLAADICHRYGFPADREHIVGHVEVPGTDHTDPGKNWDWDRYMGFVREEYARQATARAE